From the Lolium rigidum isolate FL_2022 chromosome 2, APGP_CSIRO_Lrig_0.1, whole genome shotgun sequence genome, one window contains:
- the LOC124691108 gene encoding F-box/LRR-repeat protein 14-like codes for MEGLPELLIAEIVKRITSTTDRSSLSLVSKQLYTIEAEHRDAIRVGCGLDPTTEALTSLFSRFPNLWKVEINYSGWTPSHGDQLDNQGLHVLSSHCPLLSDLTLSNCLYIDDTGLGYVSSYCKKLRSLRLNYAPEITSIGLSQVAVSCRYLSVLHLVGCTAVDNVEWLEYLGRYGSLEELVVKDCNGINQYDLLKFGPGWVNLQKFEFEINGNYWMGAVQDPAYKVGYPYRYDICCDNLKDLRLAHIVTMPEIGLRFLLGKCKALETLYLEYVIGLDESEMIALFQRCSNLNTLSLRFMPLRCGYDFRTPLTDDSLKALALSCPMLQAVELTFTFINPIYPTEIGFTQKGIVTLIQSCPIRALVLNGAIIFDDEGMKGISSTQFLETLELVDCESITDAGMNFIVQAPCLSSLTLRECKNVTDAGMAALVSSQKLESLTVIGCCQISQEGVRGAAKTVRFSAQIESHDSLKGMNMHRNGRQSTLKAIFGC; via the coding sequence ATGGAGGGTCTCCCAGAGCTACTGATTGCAGAGATTGTCAAGAGGATCACCAGTACAACTGATCGTAGTTCTCTTTCCCTCGTGTCAAAGCAGCTCTACACCATCGAGGCGGAGCACAGGGATGCTATCCGCGTTGGCTGTGGACTTGACCCTACAACAGAAGCCTTGACATCTCTGTTCTCCCGGTTCCCCAATTTGTGGAAAGTAGAGATCAATTACTCTGGTTGGACACCCAGTCACGGGGACCAGCTGGACAACCAAGGCCTCCATGTTCTATCATCTCACTGCCCCTTGCTATCTGATCTCACTTTAAGCAACTGCTTGTACATTGATGACACCGGTCTCGGCTACGTATCATCATACTGCAAAAAGTTGAGGTCCCTCAGGCTGAACTATGCACCAGAAATAACTTCTATTGGGCTTTCTCAGGTGGCGGTTAGTTGCAGGTATCTTTCTGTTCTGCACCTTGTGGGCTGTACGGCAGTAGACAATGTAGAGTGGCTGGAGTACCTTGGGAGATATGGATCATTGGAAGAACTTGTTGTAAAGGATTGCAATGGAATCAACCAGTATGACCTCCTAAAATTTGGTCCAGGATGGGTGAATCTCCAAAAGTTTGAGTTTGAGATTAATGGAAACTACTGGATGGGTGCGGTCCAGGATCCTGCATACAAGGTTGGCTATCCGTATAGATATGACATCTGCTGCGATAATCTGAAGGATCTTAGGTTGGCTCATATTGTAACCATGCCAGAAATTGGACTTCGTTTTCTCCTAGGGAAGTGCAAAGCATTGGAGACACTCTACCTGGAATATGTTATTGGTCTAGATGAGAGTGAGATGATTGCACTATTCCAGAGGTGTAGCAACCTTAATACCTTATCACTTCGGTTCATGCCTCTGCGATGTGGTTATGATTTTAGGACACCACTGACTGATGACAGCCTCAAGGCGCTAGCTCTCAGCTGCCCTATGCTTCAAGCTGTTGAGCTCACCTTCACATTTATCAATCCCATTTACCCAACTGAAATAGGCTTCACGCAAAAGGGTATTGTGACGCTCATCCAATCCTGTCCGATTCGTGCCCTTGTGCTCAATGGTGCCATCATATTTGATGACGAGGGGATGAAGGGCATCTCATCCACACAGTTCCTAGAGACACTCGAGCTCGTGGATTGCGAGTCCATAACTGATGCTGGGATGAATTTCATTGTCCAGGCTCCTTGTTTGAGTAGTCTCACACTCCGGGAATGTAAGAATGTGACTGATGCTGGAATGGCTGCGCTGGTAAGTTCACAGAAGCTGGAGTCTCTGACCGTGATTGGCTGCTGTCAGATCTCCCAGGAGGGTGTGCGAGGGGCTGCCAAAACAGTTCGCTTTTCTGCGCAGATTGAAAGCCACGACAGTCTGAAAGGAATGAACATGCACCGCAATGGACGCCAGTCGACCTTGAAGGCGATCTTTGGCTGTTAA